In the genome of Terriglobales bacterium, one region contains:
- a CDS encoding 4Fe-4S dicluster domain-containing protein: protein MAYVITDSCLKDVLCADACPTDCIHPKKDEEKFESVGQMYVDPEGCIDCGACVSVCPSNSIFPADDVPEDKKQYIETNAKFYAN, encoded by the coding sequence ATGGCTTATGTAATCACCGATTCCTGTCTTAAGGACGTCCTTTGCGCCGACGCTTGCCCCACCGACTGCATTCATCCTAAGAAAGACGAAGAGAAGTTCGAATCCGTGGGCCAGATGTATGTCGATCCGGAAGGCTGCATCGATTGCGGCGCCTGCGTTTCTGTTTGCCCCTCGAACTCCATCTTCCCGGCGGATGACGTGCCGGAAGATAAGAAGCAGTACATCGAAACTAACGCCAAGTTTTACGCCAATTAG
- a CDS encoding SDR family oxidoreductase, translating to GQISFAKSLATELAPQIRVNCVAPGWVDTEMNDPVFHNNGFKRHVEDAIPLRRIATPDDVALSVAFLASEWSRHITGEVLNLNGGSVLCG from the coding sequence GGCCAGATCAGCTTTGCCAAGTCACTGGCCACGGAACTGGCGCCCCAGATCCGCGTCAATTGCGTCGCGCCCGGCTGGGTCGATACGGAGATGAACGATCCGGTCTTTCATAACAACGGCTTCAAGCGTCACGTGGAGGACGCCATCCCGCTGCGCCGCATCGCCACCCCCGATGATGTTGCGCTTTCAGTCGCGTTTCTCGCCTCCGAGTGGTCCCGCCACATTACCGGCGAGGTCCTCAACCTCAACGGCGGGTCGGTGCTGTGCGGCTGA